In Anaerotignum faecicola, the following are encoded in one genomic region:
- a CDS encoding topoisomerase IV → MAKKKNKQPETVVEEKIYEQNITDTLELNYMPYAMSVIVSRAIPEIDGFKPSHRKLLYTMYKMGLMSGSRTKSSNVVGQTMRLNPHGDSAIYETLVRLTEGNSALLHPFIDSKGNFGKQYSRDMAYAAPRYTEVKLAPICSEIFNDIEKNTVEFADNYDGSTKEPVLLPTTFPNILVNPNQGIAVGMASSICSFNLSEICDATAAYIKNPKCNIADILKAPDFSTGGEIIYNESEMRQIYDTGRGSFKIRAKYNFDSENSCVEITEIPYTTTIEAIIDKIINLVRTGKIRDITDVRDETDLGGLKIAIDVKKNTKVDVLMHKLYSQTPLMDSFSCNFNLLIDGHPKTLGIKGILDAWIDFRTSSIKGQLSYDINKKEAKLHLLEGLQKILLDIDKAIKIIRETELETMVVPNLMKGFGIDEIQAEYIAEIRLRNINKEYIMNRLKEIDSLRSEIKSLTETLGSNTKIKNLICSQLKSVSKKFHKDRKTSIVPHSEIDEISAEDTIEDYGIKLFLTEHNYFKKITLVSMRSSGEQKLKDDDKIISETETTNRAEILFFSNMQNVYKMKANDIAECKASMLGEYLNNLLGLDNEEKIIYMAATYDYSGNMVYMFENGKAAKVPLNAYYTKTNRKRLINAYSSKSPVLYMEKIDKDIDYIIIRDADKACLINTSLIPLSATKNAAGIQVYTLKKNSSISKIMPAEEFESGNTEYYRAAKLPSTGHFLKEEDKSKNIL, encoded by the coding sequence ATGGCCAAAAAGAAAAACAAACAGCCCGAAACAGTTGTTGAAGAAAAAATATATGAACAAAACATAACCGATACATTAGAGCTGAACTATATGCCATATGCCATGAGCGTAATAGTTTCCCGCGCAATTCCCGAAATAGACGGCTTTAAGCCTTCGCACCGCAAGCTTCTTTACACAATGTATAAAATGGGCCTTATGAGCGGAAGCCGTACAAAATCATCCAATGTAGTCGGCCAAACCATGCGCCTTAATCCTCACGGCGACAGCGCAATATATGAAACCCTTGTGCGCCTTACCGAGGGCAACAGCGCTCTCCTCCACCCTTTTATAGACAGTAAAGGGAATTTCGGAAAACAGTATTCAAGAGATATGGCGTATGCCGCTCCAAGGTATACGGAAGTTAAGCTTGCGCCGATTTGCAGCGAAATATTTAACGATATAGAAAAAAATACGGTTGAATTTGCCGATAACTATGACGGTTCAACAAAAGAGCCTGTTCTCCTGCCGACAACATTTCCTAATATACTTGTAAATCCAAATCAGGGAATAGCAGTCGGCATGGCCAGTTCCATATGCAGCTTTAATTTGAGCGAAATATGCGACGCGACAGCCGCTTACATCAAAAACCCTAAATGCAATATAGCTGATATTCTTAAAGCTCCTGATTTTTCCACCGGCGGAGAAATTATATATAACGAAAGCGAAATGCGCCAAATTTACGATACCGGCCGAGGCAGTTTCAAAATACGAGCCAAATATAATTTTGACAGCGAAAACAGCTGTGTGGAAATAACGGAAATACCATATACTACGACAATAGAAGCAATAATAGACAAAATTATCAACCTTGTACGGACAGGAAAAATCAGGGATATAACGGACGTCCGCGATGAAACAGACCTCGGCGGCCTTAAAATAGCGATTGACGTCAAAAAGAATACCAAAGTCGACGTTCTAATGCATAAGCTGTATTCACAAACTCCTCTTATGGATTCATTCAGCTGCAATTTTAATTTGCTTATAGACGGCCATCCGAAAACCCTTGGAATTAAAGGTATACTTGACGCATGGATCGATTTCAGGACTTCATCCATTAAAGGCCAGCTTTCATATGATATAAATAAAAAGGAGGCGAAACTTCATCTTCTTGAAGGGCTCCAAAAAATACTTTTAGACATTGATAAGGCAATTAAAATAATCCGTGAAACAGAGCTTGAAACAATGGTTGTCCCAAACCTTATGAAAGGCTTTGGAATTGATGAAATACAGGCCGAATATATAGCTGAAATACGTTTAAGAAACATCAACAAAGAATATATAATGAACCGCTTGAAAGAAATAGACAGCCTCCGTTCGGAAATAAAAAGCCTTACGGAAACGCTTGGTAGCAATACAAAAATTAAAAACCTTATCTGCTCCCAGCTCAAATCCGTTTCAAAAAAATTTCATAAGGATCGTAAAACTTCGATTGTGCCACACAGTGAAATTGATGAAATATCCGCCGAGGATACTATAGAAGATTACGGGATCAAACTCTTCCTTACAGAACATAATTATTTTAAAAAAATCACCCTCGTTTCAATGCGTTCTTCAGGCGAACAAAAGTTGAAAGACGACGATAAGATAATCTCGGAAACGGAAACTACAAACAGAGCCGAGATATTATTTTTTTCCAACATGCAGAACGTATATAAAATGAAAGCTAACGATATAGCCGAATGTAAAGCCAGCATGCTGGGGGAATATCTCAACAACCTTCTCGGCCTTGACAATGAAGAAAAGATTATTTATATGGCGGCGACATACGATTACAGCGGAAATATGGTTTATATGTTTGAAAACGGAAAAGCCGCAAAAGTTCCTCTTAACGCATACTATACAAAAACTAACAGGAAAAGGCTAATAAACGCCTACTCTTCAAAATCTCCTGTATTATATATGGAAAAAATTGATAAAGACATAGATTATATAATAATAAGGGATGCCGACAAAGCCTGCCTTATTAACACTTCGTTGATCCCTCTTTCAGCCACAAAAAACGCTGCCGGAATTCAGGTATATACGCTTAAAAAGAACAGCTCTATATCAAAGATTATGCCTGCCGAAGAATTTGAAAGCGGCAACACAGAATATTACAGAGCTGCAAAACTGCCGTCCACCGGACATTTCCTAAAAGAAGAAGATAAATCTAAAAATATATTATAG
- a CDS encoding FprA family A-type flavoprotein: MNVTEVKKGIYEVGAVDWNVRNFHGYSTNRGTSYNAYLIIDDKITLIDTVKEMFAGELIARISEIIDPAKIDYIISNHVEPDHSGSLAIIYDMAPNATIVTSDPNGLKGLEAHYGKSFKFMPVKNGDIISIGKRSLSFLLTPMLHWPDSMVTYCPEEKILFSNDAFGQHLASSNKFDDQNDYGIFMHEAKKYYANILMPYGIQAKKAVSALRNFDIEMFATGHGLIVRKYVKELMDMYEYFADSAPEESAVIVYDSMWQSTETIAKAVLEGFKNKGVKVQFCDLKNVHISDIMTDILKAQYIAVGSPTLNNNMLPTVAAFLTYMKGLSPNGKKAFAFGSYGWGGQSVDQINDILSKCKFDIILDPIKVLYRPTKEKLKEIEKLVENI; encoded by the coding sequence ATGAATGTAACGGAAGTTAAAAAAGGAATTTATGAAGTCGGTGCGGTAGACTGGAATGTCCGCAACTTTCACGGATATTCTACAAACCGCGGTACCTCTTACAACGCTTACCTTATAATTGATGATAAAATAACCCTTATCGATACTGTCAAAGAAATGTTTGCAGGCGAACTTATTGCACGTATCAGCGAGATAATAGACCCTGCCAAAATCGACTATATCATTTCAAATCATGTCGAACCGGATCATTCCGGCTCCCTTGCCATAATTTACGATATGGCTCCCAACGCTACCATAGTAACATCCGATCCAAACGGCTTGAAAGGGCTTGAGGCCCATTACGGAAAAAGTTTCAAATTTATGCCCGTTAAAAACGGGGATATAATTTCCATAGGAAAAAGAAGCCTTTCTTTTCTCCTTACGCCTATGCTCCACTGGCCCGACAGTATGGTAACGTATTGCCCCGAAGAAAAAATCCTTTTTTCAAACGACGCCTTTGGCCAGCATCTTGCATCAAGCAATAAGTTTGACGATCAGAACGATTATGGAATTTTTATGCATGAAGCAAAAAAGTATTATGCAAATATATTAATGCCTTACGGAATTCAGGCGAAAAAAGCCGTAAGCGCTTTAAGAAACTTTGATATTGAAATGTTTGCCACAGGCCATGGCCTGATAGTAAGAAAATATGTTAAAGAACTAATGGACATGTACGAATATTTTGCCGACAGCGCTCCCGAAGAAAGCGCCGTTATTGTCTACGACTCAATGTGGCAGTCAACCGAAACCATTGCAAAAGCCGTCCTCGAAGGGTTTAAAAACAAAGGCGTAAAGGTACAGTTCTGCGATTTAAAAAACGTTCATATTTCCGATATAATGACCGATATATTAAAAGCACAATATATAGCCGTAGGCTCCCCTACGCTTAACAACAACATGCTTCCTACAGTAGCCGCATTTTTAACATATATGAAAGGCCTTTCGCCAAACGGCAAAAAAGCTTTTGCTTTCGGTTCTTACGGCTGGGGAGGACAAAGCGTCGATCAGATTAACGACATCCTGAGTAAATGCAAGTTTGATATAATCCTTGATCCAATCAAGGTTTTATATAGGCCAACAAAAGAAAAACTCAAAGAAATCGAAAAGTTAGTTGAAAACATTTAA
- a CDS encoding rubredoxin, whose amino-acid sequence MAKYVCTVCEYVYDEEKGDPDNGIAPGTKFEDLPDDYECPLCGVGKEMFEKK is encoded by the coding sequence ATGGCAAAATATGTATGCACTGTATGCGAATATGTTTATGATGAAGAAAAAGGCGATCCGGATAACGGAATAGCTCCCGGCACAAAATTCGAGGATCTTCCCGACGATTATGAATGCCCTCTTTGCGGCGTTGGTAAAGAAATGTTCGAGAAAAAATAA
- the gyrA gene encoding DNA gyrase subunit A, translating into MSDELNKEIDKVVSVDINEEMKQCYIDYAMSVIVARALPDARDGLKPVQRRILYAMNEMNLDPNKGYRKSARIVGETMGKYHPHGDSSIYQAMVRMAQNFSMRYMLVDGHGNFGSIDGYGAAASRYTEARMSKITAAMLADIEKDTVEFIPNYDENEKEPVVLPSRIPNLLLNGSSGIAVGMATNIPPHNLGEVVDGVVKMIDNKIDGRETEVEELMEFIKGPDFPTGASILGRSGIRAAYRTGRGKIIVRALAEIVQMPNGREKIVVTEIPYMVNKLRLIEKIAELVKDKKIDGISDIYDASAGDDIEIVIELKKDVNANVILNQLYKFTQLQESFGAIMLALVDGKPKVLNLKEILEEYLKHQEDVVTRRTKFDLDKAEKRAHILEGLRIAIDNIDEVIRIIRTSYDNAKERLMERFSLSEIQAQAILEMQLRRLQGLEHEKIDNEYNDLMVKIKYYKEILGDQNKLLGVIKSEILLYKEKYNDERRTSIINNPGEIDIEDLIEEETSVITLSNLNYIKRTPLDTYKSQNRGGKGIIGMQTREEDFVKSLFVSSTHDTILFFTNLGRVYKIKGYQIPEAGRTARGMAMVNLLEISAGESITAVIPVKEFSEDKYLVMVTKNGIIKKTDMMSYANIRKGGLNAINLKDEDELISVLITEDNDDIFVATHNAMGIRFKAEDARAMGRVATGVRAIKLRGDDFVICADIITDDMKVLNVTENGYGKRTVASEFNTQNRGGIGVKIHQITEKTGKLVSIVMVNENEEVMLITSDGVIIRLRGADISTYGRTSQGVKLMNLDSGVKVVGVAKINEDDVVCAENAETESSDEIVITKAFDDEEKI; encoded by the coding sequence ATGAGTGACGAATTGAATAAGGAAATTGACAAAGTCGTTTCCGTTGATATAAATGAGGAAATGAAACAATGCTATATCGACTATGCCATGAGCGTTATTGTTGCCAGAGCTCTGCCGGATGCAAGGGACGGCCTTAAACCGGTTCAAAGGCGTATACTTTACGCTATGAACGAGATGAACCTTGATCCTAATAAAGGATATAGGAAATCGGCCCGTATTGTCGGCGAAACGATGGGTAAATACCACCCTCACGGCGACAGCTCCATTTATCAGGCAATGGTTAGGATGGCTCAGAATTTTTCAATGAGGTATATGCTTGTTGACGGACACGGCAACTTCGGCTCAATAGACGGTTATGGAGCCGCGGCAAGCAGGTATACCGAGGCAAGGATGTCGAAAATAACCGCCGCAATGCTTGCCGATATTGAAAAAGATACGGTTGAGTTTATACCTAACTATGACGAAAATGAAAAGGAACCCGTAGTTCTGCCTTCAAGGATACCGAATCTGCTTTTAAACGGTTCGTCAGGTATAGCGGTGGGTATGGCGACTAACATACCGCCGCATAATTTAGGTGAAGTAGTAGACGGCGTTGTGAAAATGATTGACAACAAAATAGACGGCCGCGAAACGGAAGTTGAGGAACTTATGGAATTTATAAAGGGTCCGGATTTTCCAACGGGTGCTTCGATTTTGGGCAGAAGCGGCATACGCGCGGCATACAGAACGGGACGCGGAAAGATTATTGTAAGAGCTTTAGCGGAAATAGTACAAATGCCCAACGGCCGTGAAAAGATTGTTGTTACGGAAATACCTTATATGGTTAATAAGCTCAGGCTTATCGAAAAAATTGCCGAGCTTGTTAAGGATAAAAAAATCGACGGTATAAGCGATATTTATGATGCTTCTGCTGGCGATGATATAGAAATTGTAATAGAACTGAAAAAAGACGTTAACGCCAATGTAATTTTAAACCAGCTTTATAAGTTTACACAGTTGCAGGAAAGCTTTGGGGCAATTATGCTTGCCCTTGTGGATGGAAAACCTAAAGTCCTCAATTTGAAGGAAATACTTGAGGAATACCTAAAGCATCAAGAGGACGTTGTTACAAGGCGAACAAAGTTTGATCTCGATAAAGCTGAGAAAAGGGCGCATATACTTGAAGGCCTCAGGATTGCTATTGATAATATTGACGAAGTTATAAGAATTATACGCACAAGCTATGACAATGCCAAAGAGCGTCTTATGGAGCGTTTCAGCCTTTCGGAAATTCAGGCGCAGGCTATACTTGAAATGCAGTTAAGACGGCTTCAAGGGCTTGAACATGAGAAAATTGATAATGAATATAATGATTTAATGGTAAAAATTAAGTATTACAAAGAAATACTCGGCGATCAAAACAAGCTTCTCGGCGTAATAAAGTCTGAAATCTTGCTTTACAAAGAAAAGTATAATGACGAAAGAAGAACAAGTATAATAAATAACCCGGGTGAAATCGACATTGAGGATTTAATTGAGGAAGAAACAAGCGTTATAACGCTTTCAAACCTCAATTATATTAAACGTACGCCTCTTGATACTTATAAAAGCCAAAACAGGGGAGGAAAGGGCATTATCGGAATGCAGACCAGGGAAGAAGATTTTGTTAAAAGCCTTTTTGTTTCTTCGACCCATGATACGATATTGTTCTTTACAAACCTCGGCAGGGTTTATAAAATTAAAGGTTACCAGATACCGGAAGCCGGAAGAACGGCAAGGGGGATGGCAATGGTTAACTTGCTTGAAATATCTGCCGGGGAAAGTATAACGGCCGTGATACCTGTTAAAGAATTCAGCGAGGATAAATACCTTGTTATGGTTACTAAGAACGGTATAATAAAGAAAACTGATATGATGAGTTATGCAAATATCAGAAAAGGCGGCCTGAACGCTATAAATCTTAAAGATGAAGATGAGCTTATAAGCGTTCTTATTACAGAAGACAACGATGATATATTTGTGGCTACTCATAATGCAATGGGCATAAGATTTAAAGCTGAAGATGCGAGGGCTATGGGAAGGGTTGCCACGGGAGTACGGGCAATTAAACTACGCGGCGACGACTTTGTAATATGCGCCGATATTATAACAGACGACATGAAAGTTCTTAATGTAACTGAGAACGGATATGGCAAGCGTACTGTTGCGAGCGAGTTCAACACTCAAAACAGAGGCGGCATAGGCGTTAAAATTCATCAGATAACTGAAAAAACAGGCAAACTCGTTTCAATAGTTATGGTAAATGAGAATGAAGAGGTTATGCTTATAACAAGCGACGGCGTAATAATAAGACTTCGCGGAGCCGATATATCAACATATGGGCGCACAAGCCAGGGCGTTAAGCTTATGAACCTTGATAGCGGCGTTAAAGTTGTCGGAGTGGCAAAAATAAATGAGGACGACGTAGTTTGTGCAGAAAACGCCGAAACGGAATCTTCGGATGAAATAGTAATTACAAAAGCTTTTGATGATGAAGAGAAAATATAA
- the gyrB gene encoding DNA topoisomerase (ATP-hydrolyzing) subunit B, whose product MANEYNENQIQVLEGLEAVRKRPGMYIGSTSAKGLHHLVYEIVDNAVDEALAGYCSEIDVTISNGNVITVKDNGRGIPTGIHHQKGISTVEVVFTILHAGGKFGGGGYKVSGGLHGVGASVVNALSEWLDVEVYRDGKIYKQRFERGTPVTKLEIVGDSSETGTLISFKADGEIFDTTDYEYDTLKQRLRETAFLTKGIKINLVDNRDGIEQKNSFHYEGGIKEFVQYINKNRTPIYDKIFYAEGERDGTLVEAAFQHNDGFTESVYTFVNNINTTDGGTHLVGFRSGVLRTLNSYGRKMGLLKETDKNLSGDDIREGLSCVISVKVSDPQFEGQTKTKLGNSEVKGAVDSVVSENLTYFLEENPSIAKTIFEKGLIASRAREAAKKARELVRRKTGLENTRLPGKLTDCTSKDPYECEIYIVEGNSAGGSAIKARNPKTQAILPLRGKILNVEKARLDRILSSEEIKNMITAFGTGISEEFDIGKLRYHKIVIMTDADVDGAHIRTLLLTFFYRYMPKLIEDGKVFIAQPPLYRVEKNKEHYYVYDDAQLEQLYAEIGRTGIKEVQRYKGLGEMDFDQLRDTTMAVEHRILKRVDIDDAILADEIFSMLMGDSVEPRREFIAENAKYADMDF is encoded by the coding sequence ATGGCTAATGAATACAATGAAAATCAAATACAGGTTCTTGAGGGGCTTGAGGCGGTGCGCAAACGTCCCGGTATGTATATTGGTTCAACAAGCGCCAAAGGGCTCCATCATCTCGTTTATGAAATCGTCGATAATGCGGTTGACGAAGCTTTGGCCGGCTACTGCAGTGAAATTGACGTGACAATAAGCAACGGCAATGTTATAACAGTTAAGGACAACGGGCGCGGTATTCCAACGGGGATACATCATCAAAAGGGAATTTCAACTGTTGAAGTTGTATTCACTATTCTCCATGCAGGCGGAAAGTTCGGCGGAGGGGGATACAAGGTATCGGGCGGCCTCCACGGCGTCGGCGCGTCGGTTGTAAACGCTTTAAGCGAATGGCTGGACGTTGAAGTTTACAGGGACGGAAAAATTTATAAACAGAGATTTGAGAGGGGAACTCCTGTAACAAAGCTTGAGATTGTCGGCGACAGCAGTGAAACGGGAACTTTGATTTCATTCAAGGCCGACGGCGAAATTTTTGATACGACGGATTATGAGTATGATACATTAAAGCAAAGGCTCAGGGAAACTGCATTTCTTACAAAAGGAATTAAAATAAATCTTGTGGATAACCGCGACGGGATTGAACAGAAAAACAGTTTCCACTATGAGGGCGGCATTAAGGAATTTGTGCAGTATATTAATAAAAACCGTACGCCTATTTACGATAAGATTTTTTACGCGGAGGGCGAACGGGACGGAACTCTTGTTGAAGCGGCATTCCAACACAACGACGGATTTACGGAAAGCGTATACACTTTTGTTAATAATATAAATACTACTGACGGCGGAACTCATCTTGTAGGCTTCAGAAGCGGGGTGCTAAGAACGCTTAACAGTTACGGCCGCAAGATGGGACTTCTTAAAGAAACCGACAAAAACCTTTCCGGCGACGATATAAGGGAAGGTCTGTCGTGCGTTATAAGCGTTAAGGTAAGCGACCCTCAGTTTGAGGGACAAACGAAAACAAAACTCGGAAACAGCGAAGTTAAAGGCGCGGTAGACAGTGTTGTAAGCGAGAATTTAACATATTTCCTTGAGGAGAACCCTTCGATAGCCAAAACTATATTTGAAAAGGGGCTTATTGCATCCCGTGCAAGGGAAGCGGCAAAAAAGGCCAGGGAGCTTGTACGCCGTAAAACAGGGCTTGAGAATACACGGCTTCCGGGCAAACTTACCGACTGTACCAGCAAGGATCCTTATGAATGTGAGATTTATATTGTCGAAGGAAATTCCGCAGGCGGAAGCGCTATAAAGGCAAGAAATCCAAAAACTCAGGCCATACTGCCGCTTAGGGGCAAAATACTGAATGTTGAAAAAGCGCGCTTGGACAGGATTTTAAGCAGTGAAGAAATTAAAAATATGATTACTGCTTTCGGAACAGGGATTTCAGAAGAATTCGATATCGGAAAGCTCAGGTATCATAAAATTGTTATTATGACTGACGCCGATGTTGACGGCGCGCATATAAGGACATTACTGCTGACGTTCTTTTACAGATATATGCCGAAACTTATCGAGGACGGCAAAGTTTTTATTGCCCAGCCGCCGCTTTATAGGGTTGAAAAAAACAAAGAACATTATTATGTTTATGACGACGCACAGCTTGAACAGCTTTATGCCGAAATAGGACGCACAGGGATTAAAGAAGTGCAGCGTTATAAGGGCCTTGGCGAAATGGACTTTGACCAGCTTAGGGATACGACAATGGCTGTTGAACACAGGATATTAAAAAGGGTTGATATCGACGACGCTATTTTGGCTGATGAGATTTTCAGTATGCTTATGGGGGACAGTGTTGAACCCAGGCGTGAATTTATAGCGGAAAATGCCAAGTATGCCGATATGGATTTTTAA
- a CDS encoding RNA-binding S4 domain-containing protein, whose protein sequence is MRLDKFLKVSRIIKRRTVANEACDAGRVSVNGKAAKASVDVKIGDVIEVRFGNNITKIEVLSISENPRKEEAANMYKSIQ, encoded by the coding sequence ATGCGTCTTGATAAATTCCTTAAAGTTTCAAGGATAATTAAAAGAAGAACCGTTGCAAACGAAGCGTGCGACGCAGGACGGGTGTCCGTTAACGGAAAAGCGGCAAAAGCTTCTGTTGACGTTAAAATCGGAGATGTAATAGAAGTGCGTTTCGGAAACAATATAACAAAAATAGAGGTTTTGAGTATATCGGAAAATCCGCGTAAGGAAGAAGCGGCAAATATGTACAAAAGTATTCAATAA
- a CDS encoding HU family DNA-binding protein, translating into MNKAELIAAMAEKAELSKKDAEKALKAFEDVVAEELRAGGKIQLVGFGTFEVAERAAREGRNPQTGETMSIAASKAPKFKAGKALKDSVNE; encoded by the coding sequence ATGAATAAGGCAGAATTAATCGCCGCTATGGCTGAAAAGGCTGAATTAAGCAAGAAGGATGCCGAAAAAGCATTGAAAGCTTTTGAAGATGTAGTTGCGGAGGAACTTAGAGCAGGCGGTAAAATCCAATTAGTGGGCTTCGGTACATTTGAAGTTGCCGAAAGGGCTGCCAGAGAAGGCAGAAACCCGCAGACAGGCGAAACAATGAGCATTGCCGCATCAAAAGCTCCTAAATTTAAAGCCGGAAAAGCTTTGAAGGATTCTGTAAACGAATAA
- the mazG gene encoding nucleoside triphosphate pyrophosphohydrolase codes for MMKEKYSFNEFVDIIKVLRSENGCPWDKEQTHESLRAAMIEEAYEAVDAIDKNDMNNLCEELGDVLMQVVFHAGIEAEKGGFTIDDVIDGISRKMILRHPHIFAGETAETAEDVLEKWEKIKKKEKGFKTQTEIMEAVPKALPALIRAKKIQSKAADVGFDFENTREAVEKLDEEIQEFKNALYFNDGGTAEEFGDILFSLVNISRFLGINAEFSLTNASEKFINRFRYIEGCALLKGKNIEELTIDEMNEIWEDAKQYNLNSIQGRKYNE; via the coding sequence ATTATGAAAGAAAAGTACAGTTTTAATGAGTTCGTAGATATAATAAAGGTTTTAAGAAGTGAAAACGGATGTCCTTGGGATAAGGAACAAACGCATGAAAGCCTTAGAGCCGCCATGATTGAGGAAGCGTATGAAGCAGTTGACGCCATTGATAAAAACGATATGAATAACCTTTGTGAAGAACTTGGCGACGTTTTGATGCAGGTTGTTTTCCATGCCGGGATAGAAGCTGAGAAAGGCGGATTTACTATTGACGATGTCATAGACGGCATAAGCAGGAAAATGATATTAAGGCATCCCCATATATTTGCAGGCGAAACGGCGGAAACGGCGGAGGATGTTCTGGAAAAATGGGAAAAAATAAAGAAAAAAGAAAAGGGATTTAAAACTCAAACGGAAATTATGGAAGCGGTGCCTAAAGCTCTTCCGGCCTTAATAAGAGCTAAAAAAATACAGTCAAAAGCGGCGGATGTAGGATTTGATTTTGAAAATACACGGGAGGCCGTAGAAAAACTTGATGAAGAAATACAGGAATTTAAAAACGCCCTATACTTTAATGATGGCGGTACAGCGGAAGAATTTGGAGATATTTTATTCTCATTAGTTAATATTTCAAGGTTTTTAGGCATAAATGCAGAGTTTTCCTTGACAAATGCATCAGAAAAGTTTATAAATAGATTTAGGTATATTGAGGGGTGTGCTCTTTTGAAGGGGAAAAACATTGAGGAATTAACCATTGATGAAATGAATGAGATCTGGGAGGACGCCAAACAATATAATTTAAATTCTATTCAAGGGAGGAAATACAATGAATAA
- a CDS encoding metal-sensing transcriptional repressor: MQADKAVITRLIKTARGQLDGILKMVEDDRYCIDISNQILAADAILRKANREIVRAHMKGCVKSAFEDGDSDKKIDELVDMIDKMTK, translated from the coding sequence ATGCAGGCGGACAAAGCAGTTATAACAAGGCTTATTAAAACTGCGAGAGGACAGCTTGACGGTATACTTAAAATGGTTGAGGACGACAGATATTGCATTGACATTTCAAATCAGATTTTGGCGGCGGATGCAATTTTGAGAAAAGCAAACAGGGAAATTGTGAGGGCTCATATGAAGGGCTGCGTTAAAAGCGCATTTGAGGATGGAGATTCCGACAAAAAAATAGATGAGCTTGTGGATATGATAGATAAGATGACAAAATAG